One window of the Opisthocomus hoazin isolate bOpiHoa1 chromosome 12, bOpiHoa1.hap1, whole genome shotgun sequence genome contains the following:
- the DBNDD1 gene encoding dysbindin domain-containing protein 1, producing MQAEARGDFCGGDQRPELGKEMLAPDCPAGTPTHGPAQETPGAPAEEQGGIPIPSAGLLQVTERRQPLSSVSSLEVHFDLLDLTELTDMSDQELAEVFADSDEETAAGESPSGLQPQAVPRAGYLRSPSWTRAREQGREKKHLSDPEMAPGPPDAFLPAERPREP from the exons ATGCAGGCGGAGGCCAGAGGGGATTTCTGCGGCGGGGACCAGCGGCCcg AGCTTGGCAAGGAGATGCTGGCCCCGGACTGCccggcggggacccccacccatggGCCGGCCCAGGAGACCCCCGGAGCCCCCGCGGAGGAGCAGGgcggcatccccatccccagcgcCGGCCTGCTGCAGGTCACCGAGCGCAGAC AGCCCCTGAGCAGCGTCTCCTCGCTGGAGGTGCACTTCGACCTCCTGGACCTGACGGAGCTGACCGACATGTCGGACCAAGAGCTGGCCGAGGTCTTCGCCGACTCCGACGAGGAGACCGCGGCCGGGGAATCGCCCAGCG ggctgcagccccaggcCGTGCCGCGGGCCGGTTACCTGCGCTCGCCCTCTTGGACCCGAGCGAGGGAGCAGGGCCGGGAGAAGAAACATCTCAGCGACCCGGAGATGGCACCGGGACCCCCGGACGCCTTCCTGCCCGCCGAGCGGCCGCGGGAACCCTAA